From the genome of Leptospira licerasiae serovar Varillal str. VAR 010, one region includes:
- a CDS encoding iron chaperone, translating into MLLYALVPTLPRLDSNSNPDVEDYLEKTPSVRSEKLKDLVDSIREEFSDLRESLKYGMPTFERNGRWVAFSNHKSHLSIYFCEESFVRAFRAKFPKSESGKNYVSIKDKEKFPSSYLKTLLKKTLH; encoded by the coding sequence ATGCTACTTTATGCATTAGTTCCTACACTCCCCAGATTGGATTCCAATTCTAATCCGGACGTGGAGGACTATTTAGAAAAAACTCCTTCCGTTAGGAGTGAAAAATTAAAGGATTTGGTGGATTCGATCCGGGAAGAATTTTCCGATCTAAGAGAAAGTCTGAAATATGGTATGCCTACTTTCGAAAGGAATGGGCGATGGGTCGCATTCTCGAACCATAAAAGCCATCTTTCCATCTATTTCTGTGAAGAATCTTTTGTAAGGGCATTTCGTGCCAAGTTTCCAAAATCGGAAAGCGGCAAGAATTATGTGTCGATCAAGGATAAGGAGAAGTTCCCTTCTTCTTATTTGAAAACCTTACTCAAAAAGACCTTACACTAA
- a CDS encoding valine--tRNA ligase, which produces MKKQISDRYEPTSVEPKWISLWEKEKSFEPNLKAGESFTIVLPPPNVTGSLHIGHALNHTIQDILIRIERKKGKSALWVPGTDHAGIATQVVVERELAKEGKKRTDFTREEFEKKVWEWKEHSGGMIQNQQRLLGESVDWSRSRFTMDEGLSKAVFKVFKTLYDEGLIYRGERIINWCPKTLTAISDLEVEHREVKGKLYHLRYPIVGQPGKYVIVATTRPETMFGDVAVAAHPDDERYKSLKGAELELPLTDRKIPLLFDSFVDKEFGSGLVKITPAHDPNDFEAGQRLGLKPLLVMNPNATLNENAGKYAGLERFVARKKVIDDLQALGLVEKIEEHTHSIGHNSRGGEIIEPYLSTQWFCKMKPLAELAIQAVQSGETEFVPKLWEKTFYEWMNNIRDWCISRQLWWGHRIPAYHCKNCKHIEVSETKVNNCPKCNSTEVEQDTDVLDTWFSSQLWPFSTLGWPENTEDLKKFYPTSVLVTGFDIIFFWVARMIMMGKKFLGKAPFQKVIIHGLVRDKEGKKFSKSIGNVIDPLDMMNKYGTDSFRFFLAATLPEAKDVLFDESRLDGYRSFCNKIWNSSRFILMNLDTDWKLEDLESKYGSKLEPMDKWILHRFNETLANYEKAYSKFLFFEMASQIYDFVWGDFCDWYIELVKPRIYGKLGEESKEIAKQVLASILIKALGLLHPFMPFLTEEIYEVFSEGEFLIQTPFPTSYNVSADDEGVQKTIILQDVVTQIRVQRAENGVPLDKKCKVILKSSEPLVVSAVKDFEFSILQLARLESIEVNANYAGEKTDSVGAFRFGEVILPLAGMIDFEKERARIDKELQKLIQEEEKLASKLGNENFIAKANPDVIEKEKEKLKTVRDKKEVLQKGLEKLG; this is translated from the coding sequence ATGAAGAAACAAATCAGCGACCGTTACGAACCTACCAGTGTAGAACCGAAATGGATCTCTCTCTGGGAGAAGGAAAAAAGTTTTGAGCCCAACCTCAAAGCAGGGGAATCTTTTACCATCGTTCTTCCTCCTCCTAACGTGACCGGAAGCCTTCATATCGGTCACGCACTCAATCATACTATCCAAGACATTCTGATCCGTATTGAACGTAAAAAGGGTAAATCCGCTCTTTGGGTACCGGGAACGGACCACGCAGGGATCGCAACCCAAGTAGTCGTAGAAAGAGAACTTGCCAAAGAAGGCAAAAAGAGAACCGACTTCACTAGAGAAGAATTCGAAAAAAAAGTTTGGGAATGGAAGGAACACTCCGGTGGAATGATCCAAAACCAGCAAAGACTTTTGGGCGAATCGGTAGATTGGTCTCGTTCCAGATTCACTATGGACGAAGGATTGTCCAAAGCTGTATTTAAAGTTTTCAAAACATTATACGACGAAGGTTTGATATACAGAGGAGAAAGGATCATCAACTGGTGTCCCAAAACTCTAACCGCCATCTCGGACCTAGAAGTAGAGCATAGAGAAGTAAAAGGAAAACTTTATCATTTACGTTATCCTATCGTTGGTCAGCCCGGAAAATACGTTATCGTTGCCACTACAAGACCGGAAACTATGTTCGGGGACGTTGCAGTTGCGGCTCATCCTGACGACGAAAGATATAAATCCCTAAAAGGCGCGGAGTTGGAACTCCCACTTACCGATAGAAAGATCCCGCTCTTATTCGATTCTTTCGTGGATAAAGAATTCGGATCCGGCTTGGTAAAGATCACTCCTGCTCACGACCCGAACGACTTTGAAGCGGGACAAAGATTAGGTCTTAAACCTTTATTAGTGATGAATCCTAATGCTACTCTGAATGAGAATGCGGGAAAATACGCAGGATTAGAAAGATTCGTAGCTCGTAAAAAAGTGATCGATGATCTGCAAGCCCTGGGCCTCGTCGAAAAGATAGAAGAACACACTCATTCCATCGGCCATAACTCCAGAGGTGGAGAAATTATAGAACCATACTTATCCACCCAATGGTTCTGTAAGATGAAACCTTTAGCCGAACTTGCCATCCAAGCTGTCCAGTCCGGAGAGACCGAATTTGTTCCTAAACTTTGGGAAAAAACTTTTTACGAGTGGATGAACAATATTAGAGATTGGTGTATCTCTCGCCAATTATGGTGGGGACATCGTATCCCTGCATATCATTGCAAAAATTGTAAACATATAGAAGTTTCAGAAACCAAAGTTAATAACTGTCCTAAATGTAATTCTACCGAAGTGGAACAGGACACAGACGTTTTAGATACTTGGTTCTCTTCTCAGCTTTGGCCATTCTCCACTCTAGGCTGGCCGGAGAACACGGAAGATCTGAAAAAATTCTATCCTACTTCAGTACTCGTAACCGGATTCGATATCATATTCTTTTGGGTAGCCAGAATGATCATGATGGGAAAGAAATTCTTAGGCAAGGCTCCTTTCCAAAAAGTGATCATCCACGGATTAGTTAGGGATAAGGAAGGCAAGAAGTTCTCCAAGTCTATAGGAAACGTTATCGATCCTTTGGACATGATGAATAAATATGGAACGGATTCTTTCCGCTTCTTCCTGGCTGCTACTTTACCTGAAGCAAAAGACGTCCTATTTGACGAAAGCAGATTGGACGGTTATCGTTCTTTCTGCAATAAGATCTGGAACTCCAGTCGTTTTATCTTAATGAATTTGGATACAGATTGGAAGCTGGAAGATCTGGAATCTAAATACGGTTCCAAGTTAGAGCCGATGGATAAATGGATCCTTCACAGATTCAACGAAACTCTTGCAAATTACGAAAAAGCATATTCCAAATTCCTGTTTTTCGAAATGGCTTCCCAGATTTACGATTTTGTTTGGGGAGATTTCTGCGATTGGTATATCGAACTAGTTAAGCCTAGAATTTATGGAAAACTGGGAGAAGAGTCCAAAGAGATCGCAAAACAAGTACTTGCAAGTATTCTAATCAAAGCTTTAGGACTTCTTCATCCTTTTATGCCTTTCTTAACCGAGGAAATTTACGAAGTATTCAGCGAAGGGGAATTTTTGATCCAAACTCCTTTTCCAACTTCTTATAATGTTTCTGCCGACGATGAAGGCGTTCAAAAGACGATCATTCTTCAAGATGTAGTGACCCAGATCCGTGTTCAAAGAGCGGAGAATGGAGTCCCTTTGGATAAAAAATGTAAGGTGATCCTAAAATCTTCGGAGCCTTTAGTTGTTTCTGCGGTAAAAGACTTTGAGTTTTCTATCTTACAATTAGCTCGTTTAGAAAGTATAGAAGTGAATGCAAACTATGCGGGAGAAAAAACCGACTCCGTCGGTGCGTTCCGTTTTGGAGAGGTAATTCTTCCTTTAGCGGGGATGATAGACTTCGAAAAAGAAAGAGCACGTATAGACAAAGAATTACAAAAGCTGATCCAAGAAGAAGAAAAGCTAGCTTCCAAATTAGGAAACGAGAATTTCATCGCAAAAGCGAATCCGGACGTAATCGAAAAAGAAAAAGAAAAGCTCAAAACTGTCCGTGATAAAAAAGAAGTTCTCCAAAAAGGTTTGGAAAAACTAGGTTAA
- the purD gene encoding phosphoribosylamine--glycine ligase: MSKILLIGSGGRESAIAYKLRQSPKLGQLHVFPGNGGFPDSEVLAPNSFDLKDKSSVQSFIQKNEYDLVVVGPEDPLVDGIGDWLAEIGVPVFGPSAYCAQIEGSKEFAKSLMIEAGVPTAKYASFENYESAYAYVQKEGAPIVIKADGLAAGKGVTVCSELSQAELALKEIFLDNKFGKSGSKVVIEEFMDGQEASIFAISDGNTYFTLPAAQDHKRAYDGDRGPNTGGMGAYCPAPIVTKETLEKVNTLVFQPVFEIFRKKGNPYKGLLYAGLMIDTKGNPRVVEFNCRFGDPETQCVLPMLEGDLLEIFQASAKGALGDVKISLRPGASTVVVLAAEGYPDSYEKNIPLNLPETNSKDLVVFHAGTSKKDGNLISTGGRILGISSYGKDLKESVDKVYSYLSGFKIPKTFFRKDIASKAL, encoded by the coding sequence ATGTCTAAGATCCTTTTAATCGGCTCCGGAGGTCGAGAAAGCGCTATCGCTTATAAACTCCGCCAGTCACCTAAACTCGGCCAACTCCATGTTTTTCCGGGTAACGGAGGCTTTCCTGATTCCGAAGTTTTAGCCCCGAATTCTTTCGACCTAAAGGACAAATCATCCGTCCAGAGCTTCATTCAGAAAAATGAATATGATTTAGTCGTAGTCGGCCCCGAGGATCCGTTAGTTGATGGGATCGGCGACTGGTTAGCAGAGATAGGAGTCCCTGTTTTCGGACCTTCCGCCTACTGCGCCCAAATAGAAGGTTCCAAAGAATTTGCAAAGTCCTTAATGATAGAAGCGGGAGTTCCTACCGCGAAATATGCTTCTTTCGAGAATTATGAATCGGCATATGCTTACGTTCAAAAGGAAGGAGCTCCTATCGTAATCAAGGCAGACGGTCTTGCCGCAGGCAAAGGTGTGACCGTTTGTAGCGAACTTTCACAAGCGGAACTGGCACTAAAAGAGATCTTTTTAGATAATAAATTCGGAAAAAGCGGATCGAAAGTTGTTATAGAAGAGTTCATGGACGGACAAGAAGCTTCTATCTTTGCGATCAGCGACGGAAATACTTATTTTACTCTTCCTGCAGCTCAAGATCACAAAAGAGCGTATGACGGAGACCGTGGACCTAACACGGGCGGAATGGGAGCCTACTGTCCCGCTCCGATTGTCACAAAAGAAACATTAGAAAAAGTGAATACTTTAGTGTTCCAACCCGTATTCGAGATCTTCCGAAAGAAGGGAAACCCGTATAAGGGTCTCCTATATGCCGGATTAATGATAGATACGAAAGGAAATCCTAGAGTAGTAGAGTTTAATTGTAGATTCGGTGACCCTGAGACACAATGCGTGCTACCCATGTTAGAAGGCGACTTGTTGGAAATTTTCCAAGCTTCTGCCAAAGGGGCACTCGGCGATGTAAAAATAAGTTTGAGACCCGGAGCATCCACCGTAGTCGTTTTGGCCGCGGAAGGTTACCCCGATTCTTATGAAAAGAATATTCCTTTAAATTTACCTGAAACGAATAGTAAAGATCTGGTAGTTTTTCATGCAGGCACTTCAAAAAAGGATGGAAACTTAATATCGACAGGTGGAAGAATTCTAGGAATCTCTTCTTACGGTAAGGACTTAAAAGAATCTGTGGATAAGGTTTATTCTTATCTAAGCGGTTTTAAAATTCCCAAAACCTTCTTCCGTAAAGATATCGCGAGTAAAGCTCTTTAA